A genome region from Natranaeroarchaeum sulfidigenes includes the following:
- a CDS encoding 30S ribosomal protein S27ae, giving the protein MPRHELYNDDGTTDNEQCPRCGDAFLADHGDRQHCGACGYTEWD; this is encoded by the coding sequence ATGCCCCGACACGAACTCTACAACGACGACGGAACGACCGACAACGAGCAGTGTCCGCGGTGTGGCGACGCGTTTCTGGCCGACCACGGCGACCGCCAGCACTGCGGTGCTTGCGGCTACACCGAGTGGGACTGA
- a CDS encoding AMP-dependent synthetase/ligase has translation MNWRDAEAEFDDHVTELTTLPRLFEAAAERHTDRPAQQYKGGVYDRSLTETVLPEAPDDEFRAIPYAELRDIVHHLAAGFRDLGVVDGTRVGLFADTRMEWAQTDFAVLAAGGVVTTVYTGSSPHQAQYLLDDPGAAGVVVENEELLDRVLSVEDELDLEFIVVIDEFNQRDDAYDREDIYTLAEVHDRGADLYDPEEYEGWLDERDVEDLASLIYTSGTTGKPKGVQLTHANFRSNVNQVYRRYGPRPDKGDTPVIDEHTRTVSFLPLAHVFERMAGHFLMFGVGACVAYAESSDTIQADFEQVGPTTATSVPRVYEKMYDAIREQAQESDIKARIFAWATDVGQTYHETDDPGFVLETKRTVADRLVFSTVKEALGGNIEFFISGGGSLSAELCALYHGMGLPIMEGYGLTETSPVVAVNPPEEPKVGTIGPPVVDVDVRIDESLAGDEFADLPGEVGELLVRGPNVTEGYWEKPDATAGAFTELESEAASADGGDTETDRWFRTGDIVHLRPDDYIEFKERAKQIMVLSTGKNVAPAPIEDAFASSEVVEQCMVVGDSRKFVGALIAPNVDGIRSWAEEEGIDLPASHSALIEDDRVRERIQEEVDTVNENFESYETIKKFRLVSEEFTEDNDLMTPTMKKKRRNIIDRFEAQIEDMYED, from the coding sequence ATGAACTGGAGGGACGCCGAAGCGGAGTTCGACGATCACGTGACCGAGCTGACCACGTTGCCGCGGCTGTTCGAGGCGGCAGCCGAGCGCCACACCGATCGACCCGCCCAGCAGTACAAGGGTGGCGTCTACGATCGCTCGCTGACCGAGACCGTGCTCCCCGAAGCGCCCGACGACGAGTTCCGGGCCATCCCATACGCCGAGCTGCGCGATATCGTGCACCATCTCGCAGCAGGGTTCCGTGATCTCGGTGTCGTGGACGGCACTCGTGTTGGTCTCTTTGCCGACACCCGCATGGAGTGGGCACAGACCGACTTCGCCGTGCTCGCGGCGGGCGGCGTCGTCACAACAGTCTACACAGGCTCCTCACCACATCAGGCCCAGTACTTGCTCGACGACCCGGGGGCAGCGGGTGTCGTCGTCGAGAACGAGGAACTGCTCGATCGGGTTCTCTCCGTCGAGGACGAGTTGGATCTGGAGTTCATCGTCGTGATTGACGAATTCAACCAGCGCGACGACGCGTACGACCGTGAAGACATCTACACGCTCGCGGAGGTCCACGACCGCGGCGCGGATCTCTACGATCCCGAGGAGTACGAGGGGTGGCTCGACGAGCGTGACGTGGAGGATCTCGCCAGTCTGATATACACGTCGGGTACCACGGGCAAGCCCAAGGGCGTCCAGTTGACCCACGCCAACTTCCGGTCGAACGTCAATCAGGTGTACAGGCGGTACGGCCCCCGCCCGGACAAGGGCGATACGCCGGTCATCGACGAACACACCAGAACCGTTTCCTTCCTGCCGCTCGCACACGTTTTCGAGCGGATGGCCGGGCACTTCCTCATGTTCGGCGTCGGGGCCTGCGTCGCCTACGCCGAGAGCTCCGACACCATTCAGGCGGACTTCGAACAGGTCGGGCCGACGACCGCGACGAGTGTACCCCGCGTCTACGAGAAAATGTACGATGCGATCCGCGAGCAGGCCCAGGAATCCGACATCAAAGCCCGAATCTTCGCGTGGGCGACCGACGTAGGACAGACGTATCACGAGACCGACGACCCCGGTTTCGTCCTCGAGACGAAGCGGACCGTGGCGGACAGACTCGTTTTCAGCACGGTCAAGGAGGCGCTTGGTGGAAATATCGAATTCTTCATCAGCGGCGGCGGCAGCCTCTCGGCCGAACTCTGTGCACTGTATCACGGGATGGGCCTGCCGATCATGGAGGGGTACGGCCTGACCGAGACCTCGCCCGTCGTCGCCGTCAACCCGCCCGAGGAGCCGAAGGTCGGGACGATCGGTCCTCCGGTCGTCGACGTCGACGTCCGGATCGACGAGAGTCTCGCAGGCGACGAGTTCGCGGATCTACCCGGCGAGGTCGGTGAGTTGCTCGTTCGGGGGCCCAACGTCACCGAGGGGTACTGGGAGAAGCCCGACGCCACCGCGGGTGCGTTCACCGAGCTAGAGAGTGAGGCGGCCTCTGCTGATGGCGGGGACACCGAGACCGACCGCTGGTTCCGGACAGGTGACATCGTCCATCTACGTCCGGACGACTACATCGAGTTCAAAGAGCGAGCAAAACAGATCATGGTGCTCTCGACCGGCAAAAACGTCGCGCCAGCCCCGATCGAGGACGCTTTCGCCTCTAGCGAGGTCGTCGAGCAGTGCATGGTCGTCGGCGACAGCCGGAAGTTCGTTGGCGCGCTGATCGCGCCGAACGTAGATGGGATCCGCTCGTGGGCTGAGGAGGAAGGAATTGACCTACCCGCCAGTCACAGTGCGCTTATCGAGGACGACCGCGTCCGCGAGCGGATTCAGGAGGAAGTAGACACGGTCAACGAAAACTTCGAGTCCTACGAGACGATCAAGAAGTTCCGCCTCGTCTCCGAGGAGTTCACCGAGGATAACGACCTGATGACGCCGACGATGAAGAAGAAGCGACGGAACATCATCGACCGCTTCGAGGCACAGATCGAGGATATGTACGAGGACTGA
- a CDS encoding helix-turn-helix domain-containing protein: protein MSVLADVSVAPTALPLGDLLTSEPVSRIEFERAVHFSTQPVQFLWITSTSPDETISRIRSLDSVVGALPYGSVENSSLVRVEWSPDFHTDFVRLLSERGIVVVEAVGEHRSWSLRLRGPDDGSLRRLYDDCTSSHIQFEIEQLHTVPGPMRGCAMTDKQLEAVTAAFEEGFFDVPRRTTLGELSDRFDISEQALSKLIRRGVRSVLSEHLSAGAE, encoded by the coding sequence ATGTCTGTTCTCGCAGATGTCTCAGTAGCTCCAACAGCGCTCCCTCTTGGAGACTTGTTGACGTCGGAGCCCGTATCACGGATCGAGTTCGAGCGGGCAGTACACTTCAGCACACAGCCGGTACAGTTCCTCTGGATAACCAGTACCTCCCCTGACGAGACGATCTCACGGATTCGTTCGCTGGACTCGGTGGTCGGTGCACTGCCGTATGGTTCAGTTGAGAACTCGTCGCTCGTTCGCGTAGAGTGGTCGCCCGACTTTCACACTGACTTCGTTCGGCTGCTTTCCGAGCGAGGTATTGTCGTGGTTGAAGCTGTCGGCGAGCATAGGTCGTGGTCGCTGCGGCTTCGGGGCCCGGACGATGGGTCGCTGCGACGTCTCTACGACGACTGTACATCGTCTCACATCCAGTTTGAAATCGAACAGCTCCACACGGTTCCCGGCCCGATGCGTGGCTGTGCAATGACTGACAAACAGCTCGAAGCGGTCACCGCCGCGTTCGAGGAGGGGTTTTTCGATGTTCCTCGTCGGACGACGCTCGGCGAACTATCCGATCGATTCGACATTTCCGAACAGGCCCTCTCGAAGTTGATTCGACGCGGCGTCCGGTCCGTCCTCTCGGAGCATCTATCCGCCGGGGCGGAGTGA
- the serS gene encoding serine--tRNA ligase: MLDRTMLREDPEQVRRAVDVKGVDDVDVDEIIALDEEWRELKARGDDLRHDRNEVSRQIGEYKQAGEEEKAQAAIERSQELKDELESVEARADELKSEIDERMLELPNIPHEDAPVGDDESDNVEVDRWGFEDRRELPDDLVPHYDLGEELDVLDFERGAKVTGGGFQFIKGEGAMLEHALIQFMLDVHREQGYLDVLPPIPVNSASMEGTGQLPKFAEDAYRVGARQDDEYDEDDLWLLPTAEVPVTNMYRDEILLDDDLPVKHQAFSPNFRREAGEHGTETRGYVRVHQFHKVELVNFVRPESSYDRLDSIVEEATAVLERLGLPYRVLEMCTGDMGFTQARKYDIEVWAPADDMEDGPAEGGRWLEVSSASNFEDFQARRAGLRYRPERHESAEYLHTLNASGLAVPRVMVAIMEYYQNEDGTVTVPEALRPYMGGTERIEGHDPVGESALGAGERE, from the coding sequence ATGCTCGATAGAACCATGCTCCGGGAGGACCCCGAACAGGTCCGCCGGGCAGTCGACGTAAAAGGCGTCGACGACGTCGACGTCGACGAGATTATCGCGCTCGACGAAGAGTGGCGCGAGCTGAAAGCACGCGGCGACGACCTTCGTCACGACCGGAACGAGGTCAGTCGCCAGATCGGTGAGTACAAACAGGCCGGTGAAGAGGAGAAAGCGCAAGCAGCGATCGAGCGCTCCCAGGAACTCAAAGACGAACTGGAGAGCGTCGAAGCTCGCGCCGACGAGCTCAAATCCGAGATCGACGAACGGATGCTCGAACTCCCCAACATCCCCCACGAGGACGCGCCGGTCGGCGACGACGAGAGCGACAACGTCGAGGTCGACCGATGGGGCTTCGAGGACCGCCGCGAACTTCCCGACGACCTCGTTCCCCACTACGATCTGGGAGAGGAACTCGACGTACTCGATTTCGAGCGCGGTGCAAAGGTCACTGGTGGCGGCTTCCAGTTCATCAAAGGAGAGGGAGCCATGCTGGAGCATGCCCTCATCCAGTTCATGCTGGACGTCCACCGCGAGCAGGGGTATCTCGATGTGCTTCCACCCATCCCTGTCAACTCCGCGTCGATGGAGGGCACCGGGCAGTTGCCGAAGTTCGCGGAGGACGCCTACCGCGTCGGCGCGCGACAGGACGACGAGTACGACGAGGACGACCTCTGGCTACTACCGACCGCCGAGGTGCCAGTCACCAACATGTACCGCGACGAAATTCTGCTGGACGACGACCTTCCGGTCAAACATCAGGCGTTCTCGCCGAACTTCCGCCGCGAGGCTGGCGAACACGGAACGGAGACGCGGGGATACGTCCGTGTCCACCAGTTCCACAAGGTCGAACTCGTCAATTTCGTTCGCCCGGAGTCGAGTTACGATCGTCTCGACTCGATCGTCGAGGAGGCTACGGCGGTACTCGAACGGCTCGGCCTCCCGTATCGAGTGCTGGAGATGTGTACGGGAGATATGGGCTTCACGCAGGCCAGAAAGTACGACATCGAGGTGTGGGCTCCGGCGGACGACATGGAAGACGGCCCCGCGGAGGGAGGGCGCTGGCTCGAAGTCTCCTCGGCGTCGAACTTCGAGGACTTCCAGGCAAGACGGGCTGGCCTGCGCTACCGGCCAGAACGCCACGAGTCGGCGGAGTATCTCCACACGCTCAACGCCTCCGGGCTCGCCGTCCCACGGGTTATGGTTGCGATCATGGAGTACTACCAGAACGAGGACGGTACCGTCACGGTTCCCGAAGCGTTGCGCCCCTACATGGGCGGCACAGAGCGTATCGAAGGACACGACCCTGTCGGCGAGTCGGCACTCGGTGCGGGCGAGCGCGAGTAG
- a CDS encoding 30S ribosomal protein S24e codes for MDVEILDEDENPMLHRTDVTFQIVHEEATPERLSVRDSLAAKLNKDASEVVVRKLDTKFGMRKTIGKAKVYESADHAQDVEQDHMLERNKIELGEAEAEEAEEA; via the coding sequence ATGGACGTCGAAATCCTAGACGAAGACGAGAATCCGATGTTGCACCGTACCGACGTGACTTTCCAGATCGTTCACGAAGAAGCCACCCCCGAGCGCCTCTCCGTCCGCGACAGCCTCGCGGCGAAGCTCAACAAGGACGCCAGTGAGGTCGTTGTCCGCAAGCTCGACACCAAGTTCGGGATGCGAAAGACGATCGGCAAGGCGAAAGTTTACGAGAGCGCCGACCACGCACAGGACGTCGAGCAGGACCACATGCTCGAACGCAACAAGATCGAACTCGGCGAGGCCGAAGCCGAAGAAGCGGAGGAAGCCTGA
- a CDS encoding MBL fold metallo-hydrolase, producing the protein MAAGDVTEVTMGSCTDLYYVDTGMYDSPSYGAVYVLDAERPAVVDTGIGTNYEYVKDAIGTVGITTEEIKVIAPTHVHLDHAGGAGFLAADCPNADVYTHEIGVPHLADPARLVEGTKAAVGDQWQYYTDPKPVPEDRLRALTDGDVIDLGDHELRVHHAPGHAPHQIIFEDPANDAVFTADAAGIYVPELERIEPTSPPSNFDLETALDDIETLREIDPETLLFAHFGPAPTADLLDEYETVLTEWVEEVEEKRKVLGNDDAVVDHFVDGVDEDLIQVWGEHKTRAETAMNVRGVLGYLDRL; encoded by the coding sequence ATGGCCGCAGGCGACGTCACCGAAGTGACGATGGGTTCGTGTACCGACCTCTATTACGTCGACACCGGGATGTACGACTCGCCGAGCTACGGCGCGGTGTACGTTCTCGACGCCGAACGTCCCGCAGTCGTCGATACCGGGATCGGGACGAACTACGAGTACGTGAAGGATGCCATCGGCACGGTCGGGATTACCACCGAGGAGATTAAGGTGATCGCGCCCACGCACGTTCATCTCGACCACGCCGGAGGGGCGGGCTTTCTTGCCGCGGACTGTCCGAACGCGGACGTCTACACTCACGAGATCGGGGTGCCGCATCTCGCCGACCCAGCACGGCTGGTAGAGGGAACTAAAGCTGCTGTCGGCGATCAGTGGCAGTACTACACCGATCCGAAACCGGTTCCCGAGGACCGTCTCCGGGCGCTCACCGATGGCGACGTGATCGATCTGGGCGATCACGAACTTCGAGTCCACCACGCGCCGGGTCATGCGCCCCATCAGATCATCTTCGAGGATCCGGCGAACGACGCGGTCTTTACCGCCGACGCTGCCGGGATTTATGTACCTGAACTGGAACGGATCGAACCGACCTCGCCGCCGTCGAACTTCGACCTCGAAACCGCGCTGGACGACATCGAGACGCTCCGGGAGATCGATCCGGAGACGCTGCTGTTTGCCCACTTCGGACCAGCGCCGACCGCCGACCTGCTCGATGAGTACGAGACTGTCCTCACCGAGTGGGTCGAAGAAGTCGAGGAGAAGCGCAAAGTCCTCGGCAACGACGACGCCGTCGTGGACCACTTCGTCGACGGCGTCGACGAGGATCTGATCCAGGTCTGGGGCGAGCACAAGACCCGCGCGGAGACCGCAATGAACGTCCGGGGCGTACTCGGCTATCTTGATCGGCTGTAA
- a CDS encoding bifunctional N(6)-L-threonylcarbamoyladenine synthase/serine/threonine protein kinase, with protein sequence MSDRPRVLGIEGTAWAASAAVYDPGEGVSIETDAYQPESGGIDPSEAAEHMHNAIPKVVGTALDHAAGLSDDDPPIDAVAFSRGPGLGPCLRIVGTAARALAQSLDVPLIGVNHMVAHLEIGRHRSGFDSPVCLNASGANAHVLGFHNGRYQVLGETMDTGAGNAIDKFTRHVGWSHPGGPKVEEAARDGEYTELPYVVKGMDFSFSGIMSAAKQEYDGGTPVEDVCVGLQETIFAMLTEVAERALSLTGSDELVLGGGVGQNERLREMLALMCEQRGAQFYAPEPRFLRDNAGMIAVLGATMYEAGDTIGIDESGIDSDFRPDQVPVTWRDEESVARGAVESDRQQGAEATVRIEGDRVYKERAPKTYRHPDLDARLRRERTTLEARLTSEARRNGVPTPLVLDVDRREATITFERVGRSDLQADLTEERVRTVGKHLAALHAAGIVHGDPTTRNIRIDDRRVYMIDFGLGYYSDHVEDYAMDLHVFEQSLDGTAADPSAMRAAFEDGYAAAGEQRVLDQLREIEGRGRYQ encoded by the coding sequence GTGAGTGACCGACCGCGCGTTCTCGGAATCGAAGGCACAGCCTGGGCAGCCAGCGCAGCCGTCTATGATCCCGGGGAGGGTGTTTCTATCGAGACGGACGCCTACCAGCCCGAGAGCGGCGGCATCGATCCGAGCGAGGCCGCCGAGCACATGCACAACGCGATCCCGAAGGTCGTCGGGACGGCGCTCGATCATGCCGCGGGCCTGAGCGACGACGATCCGCCCATCGACGCGGTCGCCTTTTCACGAGGTCCCGGTCTCGGACCGTGTCTCCGGATCGTCGGAACCGCCGCACGTGCGCTTGCCCAGTCGCTCGACGTTCCCCTGATCGGTGTCAACCACATGGTTGCACACCTTGAGATCGGTCGTCATCGATCGGGCTTTGATTCCCCGGTCTGTCTGAACGCCAGCGGCGCGAACGCCCACGTACTGGGTTTTCATAATGGCCGGTATCAGGTCCTCGGCGAGACGATGGATACCGGTGCTGGCAACGCCATCGACAAGTTCACCCGCCACGTCGGCTGGTCCCATCCTGGCGGGCCGAAAGTCGAGGAGGCGGCTCGGGACGGTGAGTACACCGAACTTCCCTACGTTGTGAAGGGGATGGACTTCTCGTTTTCGGGGATCATGAGCGCCGCAAAACAGGAGTACGACGGGGGGACCCCGGTCGAGGACGTCTGTGTCGGCCTGCAGGAGACGATATTCGCCATGCTGACCGAGGTCGCCGAGCGGGCGCTCTCGCTGACCGGTAGCGACGAACTCGTTCTCGGCGGCGGCGTCGGACAGAACGAGCGACTGCGGGAGATGCTTGCGCTGATGTGCGAGCAACGCGGTGCACAGTTTTACGCCCCGGAACCGCGCTTCCTGCGGGACAACGCCGGGATGATCGCTGTCCTCGGCGCGACGATGTACGAAGCGGGTGATACAATCGGGATCGACGAGTCTGGGATCGACTCGGATTTCCGTCCCGACCAGGTGCCGGTAACGTGGCGCGATGAGGAAAGCGTCGCGCGCGGAGCGGTCGAATCGGATCGCCAGCAGGGCGCGGAAGCGACGGTCCGGATCGAGGGCGACCGCGTCTACAAAGAACGAGCTCCCAAGACGTACCGCCACCCGGACCTCGACGCCCGCCTCCGGCGGGAGCGGACGACGCTCGAGGCCCGCCTCACCAGCGAGGCGCGGCGAAATGGCGTGCCGACGCCGCTCGTGCTGGACGTCGACCGGCGGGAGGCGACGATCACCTTCGAGCGCGTGGGGCGATCGGACCTGCAGGCCGACCTGACCGAAGAGCGCGTCAGGACGGTGGGCAAACACCTCGCGGCCCTGCACGCCGCCGGGATCGTCCACGGTGACCCGACGACCCGGAACATTCGCATCGACGACAGGCGCGTCTACATGATCGACTTCGGGCTGGGTTATTACTCCGATCACGTCGAAGACTACGCGATGGATCTGCACGTCTTCGAGCAGAGTCTGGATGGCACCGCAGCGGACCCCTCCGCGATGCGCGCTGCGTTCGAGGACGGCTACGCGGCGGCAGGCGAGCAGCGAGTTCTCGACCAGTTACGCGAGATCGAAGGGCGTGGTCGATACCAGTAG
- a CDS encoding cyclase family protein, with amino-acid sequence MTIFDLSQPLDEDVPVYPGDPTVSLNPHASHDADGYRVTALSLGSHSGTHIDAPAHTEPNGVTLDSFPVETFSMDAVKLDCTGYRAGEPIPPTVLPTDPDADALVFHTGWDAHWPDERYLDHPYLAPETARRVADMDCHAGIDALNVDPTGSESQAPGDSAGVPAHHAILGTGKLIVENLTNLEVVPSEFRLDVSPLPLTEADAAPARAIGRSE; translated from the coding sequence ATGACCATTTTCGATCTCTCCCAGCCCCTCGACGAGGACGTTCCCGTGTACCCTGGCGATCCAACTGTCTCACTCAACCCGCACGCAAGCCACGATGCCGACGGCTACCGTGTCACCGCACTCTCCCTCGGAAGCCACAGCGGCACACACATCGACGCGCCCGCCCACACCGAACCGAACGGGGTGACGCTGGATTCGTTCCCCGTCGAGACGTTCTCGATGGACGCAGTGAAACTGGACTGCACCGGGTATAGAGCCGGTGAGCCGATCCCACCCACCGTCCTGCCGACCGATCCGGACGCCGACGCGCTCGTCTTTCATACCGGCTGGGACGCCCACTGGCCCGACGAGCGGTATCTCGACCATCCCTATCTCGCGCCCGAGACGGCCCGACGTGTCGCCGACATGGACTGTCACGCCGGCATCGACGCACTAAACGTCGATCCAACAGGCAGCGAATCGCAAGCGCCGGGGGATTCGGCAGGCGTCCCGGCCCACCATGCGATACTCGGGACTGGAAAGCTGATCGTCGAGAACCTCACCAATCTCGAAGTGGTACCCTCGGAGTTTCGCCTTGACGTGTCGCCGCTTCCACTGACCGAGGCGGATGCCGCCCCGGCGCGCGCGATCGGTCGAAGCGAGTAA
- a CDS encoding DUF7344 domain-containing protein, whose amino-acid sequence MSGDDLSGRRCESDRIAEQPVSIDEVLQRHGITPFLDAPAELHTILSSPFRKCVLIELAQADGPLTPEELARRVVEYEEVEVTTRSKALVRLHHIHLPKLRSCGAVKKNNYSNDYVIEVV is encoded by the coding sequence ATGTCTGGTGACGATCTTTCCGGTCGACGCTGCGAAAGCGACCGTATCGCAGAGCAGCCTGTTTCGATCGACGAAGTATTACAACGCCATGGTATAACACCTTTTCTCGACGCGCCAGCCGAGTTACACACTATTCTGAGCTCACCGTTTCGGAAGTGTGTCCTCATCGAACTCGCCCAAGCAGATGGCCCACTCACACCGGAAGAGCTTGCTCGGCGCGTCGTCGAATACGAGGAAGTCGAAGTGACGACTCGGTCGAAAGCCCTCGTTCGTCTGCATCACATTCATCTCCCGAAGTTACGATCGTGTGGGGCCGTCAAAAAGAATAACTATTCTAATGACTATGTCATTGAAGTCGTGTGA
- a CDS encoding AMP-dependent synthetase/ligase — translation MSWRQAEREYTDDVTGMTTIPRLFAETVERNADRPAQRYKGGIYDRSLAGPVVEAAPDGEFTEITYDEMAKVVRRLAAGFHELGVEAGDRVAIFGDTRMEWAQSDFALLSAGAVVTTIYESSSEAQVEYLLDDPDATGVVVENQDHLERVLSVADGLDLEFIVSMDELDQEYQDRTDEGIYTLAEVHTLGERAFDPDVFEGWIDEQEVDDLATLIYTSGTTGQPKGVKLTHRNLRANVNQTYRRYAPRPDKTADLPTLDTDTDTVSFLPLAHVYERTVGHFLMFAVGATVAYAESTDTLKDDFQAVRPTASTSVPRVYEKMYDAIREQAQESDIKARIFEWATEVSKSYQQAQSPGIGLRTKMKIADTLVFSDVRDALGGNIEIMNSGGGTLSPDLCRLYHGMGLPIYEGYGLTETSPVVSTNPAEDTKIGTIGLPLPDVEVKIDTSVVPRQQFDDAMGKIGELLVQGPNVAEGYWEKPEATEEAFVEDEDGRWFRTGDIVQQRPDDYLVFRERAKQLLVLSTGKNVAPAPIEDAFASNQLVEQCFVVGDGRKFVGALLVPNVERVREWADGEGIDLPDDTGELCRDERVVERIQREVDAVNEDFEHHEQIKQFRLVPIEFTEDNDLLTPTMKKKRRNIFDMYADEIESIYADPDPDASGGAATPAESE, via the coding sequence ATGAGCTGGCGACAGGCCGAACGGGAGTACACTGACGATGTAACGGGCATGACCACTATCCCTCGGCTGTTCGCCGAGACGGTCGAGCGGAACGCTGACCGGCCAGCACAGCGCTACAAGGGCGGTATCTACGATCGATCGCTGGCTGGGCCGGTAGTCGAGGCGGCACCGGACGGTGAGTTCACAGAAATTACGTACGACGAGATGGCGAAGGTCGTTCGACGACTCGCCGCGGGGTTCCACGAACTAGGGGTCGAGGCCGGTGATCGTGTCGCCATCTTCGGTGACACTCGCATGGAGTGGGCACAGAGCGACTTTGCGCTCCTCTCGGCGGGTGCGGTCGTGACGACTATCTATGAAAGCTCCTCGGAGGCACAGGTCGAGTACCTGCTCGACGATCCCGACGCGACGGGTGTGGTCGTCGAGAATCAGGATCACCTCGAACGCGTACTCTCGGTTGCCGACGGGCTCGATCTGGAGTTCATCGTGTCGATGGACGAACTGGATCAGGAGTATCAGGACCGAACGGACGAGGGGATATACACGCTCGCGGAGGTCCACACGCTCGGCGAGAGGGCGTTCGATCCAGACGTCTTCGAGGGGTGGATCGACGAGCAGGAGGTCGATGATCTCGCAACCCTGATCTACACCTCCGGAACCACGGGCCAGCCCAAAGGCGTCAAGCTCACCCACCGGAACCTCCGGGCGAACGTCAACCAGACGTACAGACGATACGCTCCCCGGCCAGACAAGACCGCGGACCTGCCGACGCTCGATACAGATACTGACACCGTCTCCTTCCTCCCACTTGCACACGTCTACGAACGCACTGTCGGCCACTTCCTGATGTTCGCGGTCGGCGCGACCGTCGCCTACGCGGAAAGCACCGACACGCTCAAAGACGACTTTCAGGCGGTCCGCCCGACAGCCTCGACGAGCGTGCCACGGGTCTACGAAAAGATGTACGACGCGATCCGCGAGCAGGCCCAGGAGTCCGATATCAAAGCGCGGATCTTCGAGTGGGCAACAGAGGTAAGCAAATCCTACCAGCAGGCCCAGTCACCGGGGATCGGCCTCAGGACGAAGATGAAGATCGCCGACACGCTCGTGTTCTCGGACGTCCGTGACGCCCTCGGTGGCAATATCGAGATCATGAACTCCGGCGGCGGGACGCTCTCGCCCGATCTCTGTCGACTCTATCACGGGATGGGTTTGCCGATCTACGAGGGCTATGGGCTGACCGAGACCTCCCCGGTCGTCTCGACGAACCCGGCGGAGGACACCAAGATCGGCACGATCGGCCTCCCGCTGCCCGACGTCGAGGTCAAGATCGACACCTCCGTGGTCCCCCGCCAGCAGTTCGACGACGCGATGGGTAAGATCGGCGAGTTGCTCGTGCAGGGACCGAACGTCGCCGAGGGATACTGGGAGAAACCCGAGGCCACCGAGGAGGCGTTCGTCGAGGACGAGGACGGGCGCTGGTTCCGAACCGGCGACATCGTCCAGCAACGCCCCGATGACTACCTGGTCTTCCGCGAGCGCGCGAAACAGCTACTCGTGCTCTCGACGGGGAAAAACGTCGCTCCTGCCCCCATCGAGGACGCCTTCGCCTCGAACCAGCTGGTCGAGCAGTGTTTCGTCGTCGGCGACGGCCGAAAGTTCGTCGGCGCGTTGCTGGTGCCGAACGTGGAGCGGGTCCGCGAGTGGGCGGACGGCGAGGGGATCGACCTTCCCGACGATACGGGAGAACTCTGTCGTGACGAGCGCGTCGTCGAGCGAATCCAGCGAGAAGTCGACGCGGTCAACGAGGACTTCGAGCACCACGAGCAGATCAAACAGTTCCGACTCGTGCCGATCGAGTTCACCGAGGATAACGACCTGCTGACGCCGACGATGAAGAAGAAACGCCGGAACATCTTCGACATGTACGCCGACGAGATCGAATCGATCTACGCGGATCCCGATCCGGACGCCAGCGGCGGCGCGGCGACCCCCGCCGAATCGGAGTAG